The proteins below are encoded in one region of Metabacillus dongyingensis:
- a CDS encoding NCS2 family permease, producing MKKYFQFEELGTNYRREIIGGLTTFLSMAYILFVNPLTLSLASVPDFPNELRMDQGAVFTATALAAAIGSLLMGLIARYPIALAPGMGLNAFFAFTVVLTMGIPWQTALSGVLVSGLIFIVLTTSGLREKIINSIPEELKHAVGAGIGLFITFVGFQNAGIITNNDAVLVGLGNLKDGNALLAIFGVFITVIFMVKRINGGIFYGMILTAIMGMIFQLIDVPTQVVGAVPSLEPTFGAAFQNLDQLLTLQMLVVILTFLFADFFDTAGTLVAVANQAGLIKENKLPRASKALFADSAATVIGSILGTSTTTSYIESSAGVAAGARTGFASVVTAALFLLALFFSPLLSVITAPVTAPALIIVGILMVSSLGKIDWNRFEMAVPAFLTIIAMPLTYSIATGIAIGFIFYPVTMIVKGKAKEIHPIMYGLFVIFILYFVFLAG from the coding sequence ATGAAGAAGTATTTTCAATTTGAGGAGCTGGGCACCAATTACCGCCGCGAGATTATTGGCGGGTTAACAACCTTCCTGTCCATGGCATATATCTTATTTGTCAATCCGCTGACATTATCCCTTGCGTCAGTGCCTGATTTCCCTAATGAGCTTAGAATGGATCAAGGTGCCGTATTTACAGCTACAGCTCTTGCAGCTGCAATTGGGTCTCTGCTGATGGGGCTGATAGCCAGATATCCGATTGCACTCGCGCCGGGTATGGGATTAAATGCTTTCTTTGCCTTCACTGTTGTACTTACGATGGGTATTCCTTGGCAGACTGCCCTATCAGGGGTGCTTGTTTCCGGGTTGATCTTCATTGTTTTAACAACTTCAGGTCTTCGTGAAAAAATTATCAACTCCATTCCGGAAGAATTGAAACACGCAGTTGGAGCGGGTATCGGATTATTCATCACTTTTGTCGGCTTTCAAAATGCAGGCATCATCACAAATAATGATGCGGTGTTAGTGGGTCTTGGGAATCTAAAAGACGGAAATGCACTTCTTGCTATTTTCGGGGTTTTCATCACAGTCATCTTTATGGTTAAACGCATTAATGGCGGAATCTTCTATGGAATGATCCTAACAGCTATTATGGGCATGATCTTTCAATTAATTGATGTGCCGACTCAAGTAGTAGGAGCTGTTCCAAGTCTTGAGCCAACGTTTGGCGCAGCGTTCCAAAATCTTGATCAGCTGCTAACGCTTCAAATGCTTGTGGTCATTCTGACATTCCTGTTTGCGGATTTCTTTGACACCGCTGGAACTCTTGTAGCTGTTGCCAATCAGGCTGGTCTTATTAAAGAAAACAAGCTGCCAAGAGCCAGCAAAGCATTATTTGCCGATTCAGCAGCAACAGTAATTGGATCTATCTTAGGTACATCTACTACTACATCTTATATTGAATCTTCTGCGGGTGTAGCAGCAGGGGCGAGAACAGGATTTGCTTCTGTCGTAACAGCTGCTCTGTTCTTGCTTGCTCTGTTCTTCTCGCCGCTGCTGAGTGTCATCACAGCGCCAGTTACAGCTCCTGCATTAATTATAGTAGGTATTCTCATGGTTTCTTCCCTTGGGAAAATTGACTGGAACCGATTTGAAATGGCTGTTCCGGCTTTCTTGACAATAATCGCAATGCCGTTAACGTACAGCATCGCAACTGGAATTGCTATCGGGTTCATCTTCTATCCGGTGACAATGATTGTAAAAGGAAAAGCAAAAGAGATTCATCCAATTATGTATGGATTGTTCGTCATCTTCATTCTCTACTTCGTCTTTTTGGCAGGATAA
- a CDS encoding DUF58 domain-containing protein gives MKSFFLKIRYVWKLVSLLFFTAVTFAYAMFQGGFVSWFLFYSFLPISIYSLLIAIYPIRTFQVTRSINQEQFLVGEKLIGTITIKRNVPFPLFYLIVEDILPEKLSAQKLMSEPKKLLFPWFKKTITMQYELKRMPRGEHRFTEVRVRTGDLFGLIDKEMIFKSENYFLVYPHSVDLTYRQHEKQFEQGATNSKAKFWQDTTMAIGIREYQPGDRFSWIDWKATARRDRIMTKEFEQMQSHDVVLMMDRVKSDAFEEIVTFSASLARAIIKSGAKMGFVSFGREKTVFSLKETEQHLQQIYYHLAKVDCDSGRSFADVTESELPVWQSKNVTPLLVTASLSLDLVRKLELIGSRNHSTFVFLIKREGERITSEEKVMIERLMKRRIMIKAVSAGRFEDAFKEVSTL, from the coding sequence ATGAAATCCTTTTTTCTTAAAATCCGCTATGTCTGGAAGCTTGTGAGTCTTTTGTTTTTTACGGCTGTCACATTTGCATATGCCATGTTTCAGGGAGGATTTGTGAGCTGGTTTTTGTTTTACAGCTTTCTGCCGATCTCCATTTATTCGCTTTTGATTGCCATATATCCAATCAGAACCTTTCAAGTCACACGATCCATCAATCAGGAGCAATTTTTAGTAGGGGAAAAGTTAATTGGGACAATCACAATCAAAAGGAACGTTCCTTTTCCATTGTTCTATTTAATAGTAGAAGACATTCTGCCAGAGAAACTGTCCGCGCAGAAATTAATGAGTGAACCGAAAAAGCTTTTGTTCCCATGGTTTAAGAAGACAATCACCATGCAATATGAATTGAAGCGTATGCCGAGGGGCGAGCACCGCTTTACAGAAGTCCGGGTCCGAACGGGAGATCTGTTTGGCCTCATCGATAAAGAGATGATATTTAAGTCGGAAAATTACTTCCTCGTTTATCCCCATTCTGTAGACTTGACCTATCGTCAACATGAGAAGCAGTTTGAACAGGGAGCAACAAATTCTAAAGCGAAATTCTGGCAGGATACCACAATGGCAATCGGGATAAGGGAATATCAGCCTGGAGACCGTTTTTCGTGGATTGACTGGAAGGCAACAGCAAGAAGAGACCGCATTATGACGAAAGAGTTCGAACAAATGCAAAGTCATGATGTCGTGCTCATGATGGACAGGGTAAAGTCTGATGCTTTTGAAGAAATCGTCACGTTTTCTGCCTCGCTTGCTAGGGCGATTATAAAAAGCGGGGCCAAAATGGGGTTTGTTTCATTTGGAAGGGAAAAAACAGTGTTCTCCCTGAAGGAAACAGAACAGCACCTGCAGCAGATTTACTATCACCTGGCAAAAGTGGATTGTGACAGCGGGCGTTCTTTTGCGGATGTAACTGAAAGCGAACTGCCGGTTTGGCAATCAAAAAATGTGACGCCATTGCTCGTAACTGCAAGCCTGTCACTCGATTTAGTCAGAAAACTTGAACTTATTGGAAGCCGGAATCACTCTACGTTCGTGTTCCTCATTAAGAGAGAAGGAGAAAGGATTACAAGCGAAGAAAAAGTGATGATAGAACGGCTGATGAAACGAAGGATTATGATAAAAGCAGTTAGTGCAGGCAGATTTGAAGATGCATTCAAAGAGGTGAGTACGCTGTGA
- a CDS encoding transglutaminase TgpA family protein: protein MSENFDKLTSAYIYYGFAFLLLWEWLRPLQDFTETGNTVVFVLFIGLSFLFISVKARWYIGALVKIFYILFVQHLLFFEGSFFSPAWIGLFIGDISNNAALMMEANWMEISSPFRTLLFFVLLWLLVYLINYWIIFQKRIMFFFIITIVYVTVLDTFTEYDASFAIVRIVVIGFVLIGLLYLERIKILERIKRERYMTIKWVLPLSALIGCAVLVGILSPKAEPQWPDPVPYLTAYGGSEEGPNGTVNKIGYGPNDEQLGGAFVADDTPVFTAVAEDRHYWRVETKDLYTGKGWDVSDSEAESVQMDPENITISSTEEGVDTVPLTASVEIDDQYRYDHVIYPAGIKSVTLPRDSALDVNPLTELMTPRLAENRGNFSPGSYVAAYEFPDFKIDELRKVSSNNGVPEDIRARFTQLPEELPQRVRDLALELTSGNDNYYDKAKSIETYLGGSQFTYETTDVAVPRGEEDYVDQFLFETFKGYCDNFSTSMIVLLRAADIPARWVKGYSDGAFIQNLGGNQKEYKITNNNAHSWVEVYFSGIGWVPFEPTKSFTNPYDFTFNLDSQERAETETPEQSQPEKEPVTEENNTPQSSSSNSSSWPFSIQIGSTAFYLILIAAVMIAFTLYKTRLRWMPYLILYTYKHRKDEKVYGDAYVALLKQLERYGLKRHEGQTLRDYARYVDSFFDVRDMTKLTASYEKSLYRGDNSKEEWIKSKELWENLIKKISS from the coding sequence GTGAGCGAAAACTTTGATAAACTGACATCCGCCTACATCTACTACGGATTTGCATTCCTGCTGCTGTGGGAATGGCTAAGGCCGCTGCAGGACTTCACGGAAACAGGGAATACCGTGGTGTTTGTCCTTTTTATTGGACTCAGCTTCTTGTTTATTTCGGTTAAGGCTCGCTGGTATATAGGAGCTCTAGTTAAAATCTTTTACATTTTATTTGTCCAGCATCTTTTGTTTTTTGAAGGATCTTTTTTCAGTCCTGCATGGATTGGATTATTTATAGGAGATATTAGTAATAATGCAGCCTTAATGATGGAAGCAAATTGGATGGAGATTTCCTCTCCTTTTCGTACACTGCTGTTCTTTGTTCTTTTATGGCTGCTTGTTTATCTGATTAATTACTGGATCATCTTTCAAAAACGCATCATGTTCTTTTTTATCATCACGATTGTCTATGTGACTGTGCTTGATACGTTTACAGAATATGATGCAAGCTTTGCCATTGTAAGAATTGTCGTCATTGGTTTTGTTTTAATCGGTCTGCTTTATCTGGAAAGGATCAAAATCCTTGAAAGAATTAAAAGAGAGCGCTATATGACGATAAAGTGGGTGCTGCCGCTTTCCGCTTTAATAGGCTGCGCCGTGCTAGTCGGTATTCTTTCTCCAAAAGCCGAACCGCAATGGCCTGATCCTGTTCCGTATTTGACGGCATATGGGGGCTCGGAGGAAGGGCCAAACGGCACTGTTAATAAGATTGGCTACGGTCCAAATGATGAACAGCTGGGCGGAGCTTTTGTCGCTGATGATACCCCTGTTTTTACTGCGGTTGCCGAAGACCGACATTACTGGAGAGTGGAAACAAAGGATTTATACACGGGTAAAGGATGGGATGTTTCAGATTCTGAAGCCGAATCTGTTCAAATGGATCCTGAAAACATCACTATTTCATCGACGGAAGAGGGGGTAGACACTGTTCCGCTTACAGCAAGTGTAGAGATTGATGATCAATACCGGTATGACCATGTCATATATCCTGCCGGAATTAAGTCTGTCACGCTTCCGCGGGATTCAGCATTAGACGTGAATCCACTAACGGAACTGATGACACCGCGTCTGGCAGAGAACAGAGGGAACTTTTCACCTGGATCCTACGTGGCAGCCTATGAGTTTCCGGACTTTAAAATTGATGAGCTCCGCAAGGTTTCATCAAATAATGGTGTACCGGAGGATATCCGTGCGCGTTTTACCCAGCTGCCTGAGGAGCTTCCGCAGCGGGTGCGGGATTTGGCTTTGGAATTAACGTCTGGTAACGATAATTATTATGATAAGGCGAAATCTATTGAAACCTACCTCGGAGGGTCGCAGTTTACGTATGAAACGACAGACGTTGCTGTACCAAGAGGTGAAGAGGATTACGTGGATCAATTTCTTTTTGAAACCTTCAAGGGGTATTGTGATAACTTTTCGACCTCGATGATTGTTTTGCTTCGTGCTGCAGATATTCCGGCACGATGGGTAAAAGGGTATTCAGACGGAGCGTTTATCCAAAACCTTGGCGGGAATCAGAAAGAGTACAAGATTACGAACAATAATGCTCATTCATGGGTAGAGGTTTACTTCAGCGGGATAGGCTGGGTGCCGTTTGAACCGACCAAAAGCTTTACAAATCCATATGATTTTACCTTTAATTTGGATTCTCAGGAACGTGCAGAAACGGAAACACCGGAACAATCTCAGCCTGAGAAAGAGCCTGTCACTGAGGAAAACAATACTCCGCAATCGAGCAGCTCAAACAGCAGTTCATGGCCATTTTCCATACAAATTGGAAGTACAGCCTTCTATCTTATCCTGATAGCGGCTGTGATGATTGCCTTTACTTTATATAAAACCAGGTTAAGATGGATGCCATATTTAATCTTGTACACTTATAAGCACCGCAAAGACGAAAAAGTGTACGGCGATGCATATGTCGCACTGTTAAAGCAGCTTGAGCGTTATGGATTAAAGCGACATGAGGGACAAACACTGCGGGACTATGCAAGGTATGTTGATTCCTTTTTTGACGTGCGCGATATGACCAAACTGACAGCCAGTTATGAAAAGTCTCTCTACCGAGGGGACAATTCGAAAGAAGAATGGATAAAATCAAAGGAATTGTGGGAAAATTTAATTAAAAAGATATCATCTTGA
- the guaA gene encoding glutamine-hydrolyzing GMP synthase, whose amino-acid sequence MQDEMVVVLDFGSQYNQLITRRIRELGVYSELHPHTLTAEEIKKMNPKGIILSGGPNSVYGEQAFRCDEKIFDLGIPVLGICYGMQLMTHYLGGKVEAANHREYGKATLNVQTETALFADLPKQQIVWMSHGDLVADIPSGFIVDATSPACPFAAISNEERRLYGVQFHPEVRHSEFGNDMLKNFVFGVCGCSEEWSMENFIEMELQKIREQVGEKQVLCALSGGVDSSVVAVLIHKAIGDQLTCIFVDHGLLRKDEAEGVMKTFSEGFNMNVIKVDAKERFMDKLRGVSDPEQKRKIIGNEFIYVFDDEATKLKGIEFLAQGTLYTDIIESGTATAQTIKSHHNVGGLPEDMQFKLIEPLNTLFKDEVRALGSELGIPDEIVWRQPFPGPGLGIRVLGAISEEKLEIVRESDAILREEIAKAGLERDIWQYFTVLPDIRSVGVMGDARTYDYTIGIRAVTSIDGMTSDWARIPWEVLELISTRIVNEVKHINRVVYDITSKPPATIEWE is encoded by the coding sequence ATGCAAGATGAAATGGTTGTAGTGTTGGATTTTGGAAGTCAATATAATCAATTAATCACCCGCAGGATTCGTGAGCTTGGTGTATACAGTGAGCTTCATCCGCATACACTTACGGCTGAAGAAATCAAGAAGATGAATCCTAAAGGAATCATTCTATCTGGAGGACCAAACAGTGTGTACGGCGAACAGGCTTTCCGCTGTGATGAAAAAATCTTCGACCTTGGAATCCCTGTCCTTGGCATCTGTTACGGAATGCAATTGATGACTCATTACTTGGGAGGAAAAGTAGAAGCTGCCAACCATCGTGAATATGGAAAAGCGACTTTGAACGTTCAAACAGAAACAGCATTGTTTGCGGATCTGCCAAAACAGCAGATCGTGTGGATGAGTCACGGTGATTTAGTGGCTGACATTCCTAGCGGCTTTATTGTCGACGCGACAAGCCCTGCATGTCCTTTTGCAGCGATCAGCAATGAAGAGCGCCGTCTTTATGGGGTACAGTTCCATCCGGAAGTACGCCATTCTGAGTTCGGGAATGATATGCTGAAAAACTTTGTATTTGGAGTTTGCGGCTGTTCAGAAGAATGGTCAATGGAAAACTTCATTGAAATGGAACTTCAGAAAATCCGTGAGCAGGTCGGCGAAAAGCAAGTTCTTTGCGCATTAAGCGGAGGGGTTGATTCTTCTGTAGTAGCAGTCCTGATTCATAAAGCTATCGGAGATCAGCTGACATGTATCTTTGTTGATCATGGTCTTCTTCGTAAAGACGAAGCAGAAGGCGTTATGAAAACATTCAGTGAAGGCTTCAACATGAATGTTATTAAAGTTGATGCAAAAGAGCGTTTCATGGATAAACTGCGCGGGGTCTCTGATCCTGAGCAAAAACGCAAAATCATCGGCAATGAGTTCATTTATGTATTTGATGACGAAGCTACAAAACTTAAAGGCATCGAGTTCCTTGCTCAAGGAACTCTTTATACAGATATTATTGAGAGCGGCACGGCAACAGCTCAAACGATTAAATCTCATCACAATGTAGGCGGACTTCCAGAGGACATGCAGTTTAAACTGATTGAGCCTTTGAATACCCTCTTTAAGGATGAAGTTCGTGCATTGGGATCTGAGCTTGGAATTCCTGATGAAATCGTTTGGCGTCAGCCTTTCCCTGGACCAGGACTTGGAATCCGTGTATTAGGAGCGATTTCTGAAGAAAAGCTTGAAATCGTTCGTGAATCGGATGCAATTTTACGTGAGGAAATTGCTAAAGCAGGACTTGAAAGAGATATCTGGCAATACTTCACTGTTCTTCCTGACATCCGCAGTGTAGGTGTTATGGGTGATGCAAGAACATATGATTATACAATTGGAATCCGTGCGGTTACTTCTATCGATGGGATGACGTCTGACTGGGCGCGCATTCCGTGGGAAGTGCTTGAGCTCATCTCAACCCGCATTGTGAATGAAGTAAAACATATTAATCGCGTTGTTTATGACATCACGAGCAAGCCGCCAGCAACCATTGAGTGGGAATAG